From a region of the Castanea sativa cultivar Marrone di Chiusa Pesio chromosome 10, ASM4071231v1 genome:
- the LOC142611929 gene encoding uncharacterized protein LOC142611929 produces the protein MVIGDFNAFLHASEKQSTRPPNYAQVEPFREALDSCQLQDIGYRGYPFTWNNKRPGDANTRIRLDRGVANEEWRVRFQMSTITHLSTHASDHLPIILQVQSFKRQRQLRGKSFKFEEVRLLSNECEEAVKEAWGRSRDGAHGLLSIKNKIHACGLELTAWGSAKPDEVAMKELQKRLDMLNEAEASEENRVEFLDVSKQMDDLLQKQEIY, from the coding sequence ATGGTTATTGGAGACTTTAATGCATTCTTACATGCCTCGGAGAAGCAAAGTACAAGACCACCTAATTATGCACAAGTTGAACCTTTTAGGGAAGCGTTGGATTCTTGTCAACTTCAAGATATTGGATACAGGGGTTATCCGTTTACTTGGAATAATAAGAGACCGGGTGATGCAAATACAAGAATTAGACTTGATAGAGGGGTTGCAAATGAAGAGTGGAGAGTGAGATTTCAAATGAGCACAATTACTCATCTATCAACACATGCGTCAGATCATCTACCAATTATATTGCAAGTTCAATCCTTTAAACGTCAAAGGCAGCTGCGTGGGAAGTCATTTAAATTTGAGGAAGTCCGGCTACTTTCTAATGAGTGTGAAGAAGCTGTTAAGGAGGCGTGGGGCAGGTCTAGAGATGGTGCGCATGGGTTGctttctatcaaaaataaaattcatgcaTGTGGGCTAGAATTGACAGCTTGGGGTTCGGCCAAACCTGATGAGGTAGCCATGAAGGAGCTACAAAAAAGGTTGGACATGTTGAATGAAGCCGAAGCTAGTGAAGAAAATAGAGTTGAGTTTTTGGATGTGAGCAAACAAATGGATGATCTTTTACAAAAGCAAGAAATTTACTAG
- the LOC142611928 gene encoding uncharacterized protein LOC142611928: protein MAEFRPISLCNVIYKIISKVLANRLKQVLPDIISPTQSAFVLGRLIIDNVMVAYETIHTMHVRKKGKKGTMALKLDISKAYDRVEWLFLQKIMEKMGFPTRWIERVMSCITTPSFSILVNGRPYGMIHPSRGICQGDPLSPYLFLLCAKGFTAFLAKSELEGRIRVTPKEGEVIAENLQTYERASGQSINLEKSSAFFSSNTTDVQKQHMLQILGVKEVVKFDSYLGLPTLLGRDKYHTFAYLKDRVWKKLQGWKGMLLSRAGKEILIKAVAQSIPIYTMSVFQLPLKLCDELNNMCAKFWWGQVGNERKIHWKSWDKLATSKLEGGMGFWDLRAFNLAMLAKQGWRMIQGIDSLLSKCFKAQYYPRSSFLDAKESPGCSYVWRSLVAALPILKTGYCWRVGNGSSIRVVADRWIPNHPTNKVLHPNHELMAEMVVSDLINPEINAWRSDMIHSSFHPDDAEAISRIQLSRRRVADSIIWSYNMNGYFSVKSAYKVARRIQGVDRAESSNNSARKKVWLMTEEVELFWIQAWLIWNQRNRVVFGGNLMDPRHLNKRAEEHLTEYKSTQMQLTVMQPEQNYSVTWQPPPSSVYKLNFDAAIFFNLDRTGVGAIIRDEHGQVMAAMIASGPQVRSSMEAELLACRRSMEFAVDAGFNKLIIEGDNVNVMQAISSTKIDCSLKGYVVDDIRHLVYCLEWASISTTRRDGNKVAHVLAQHTRNSIDNDVYWMEDSPPPAVEALAHDVLLL, encoded by the exons ATGGCTGAGTTTAGGCCTATTAGTCTATGTAAcgtgatttataaaattatttccaagGTGTTGGCAAACAGATTGAAACAGGTGCTTCCAGATATTATTTCTCCTACCCAGAGTGCTTTTGTTCTGGGTAGATTGATCATAGATAATGTTATGGTAGCTTATGAGACCATACATACTATGCATGTGAGGAAGAAGGGCAAGAAAGGGACTATGGCATTGAAATTAGATATCAGCAAGGCGTATGATCGGGTTGAATGGCTATTCTTgcaaaaaattatggaaaagaTGGGTTTCCCTACAAGGTGGATCGAAAGAGTGATGAGCTGTATCACTACTCCATCTTTTTCTATTCTGGTGAACGGAAGACCATATGGTATGATACATCCATCTAGAGGAATATGTCAAGGAGATCCATTGTCACCGTACCTATTTCTTTTATGTGCTAAAGGATTCACTGCTTTTCTGGCTAAGTCTGAATTGGAAGGGAGGATTCGAG TAACGCCGAAGGAAGGAGAAGTGATAGCAGAAAATCTTCAAACCTATGAAAGAGCTTCAGGTCAAAGTATAAATCTGGAGAAGTCTTCAGCTTTCTTCAGCAGTAATACCACAGATGTTCAGAAACAACATATGTTGCAGATCTTGGGGGTCAAGGAGGTGGTGAAGTTTGACTCTTATTTAGGACTGCCAACTTTGCTTGGAAGGGATAAATACCATACTTTTGCTTATTTAAAAGATAGAGTATGGAAAAAATTGCAAGGTTGGAAAGGCATGTTGTTATCTAGAGCAGGGAAAGAAATTCTTATAAAAGCTGTAGCCCAATCTATACCTATATACACGATGAGTGTGTTTCAACTTCCTTTGAAATTGTGTGATGAATTGAATAATATGTGTGCtaagttttggtggggacaagtaggcaatgaaagaaaaattcattggaagAGTTGGGATAAATTAGCAACTTCTAAACTGGAGGGTGGTATGGGATTTTGGGATCTAAGAGCTTTTAATTTAGCGATGTTGGCTAAACAAGGGTGGAGGATGATTCAAGGGATTGATTCTTTATTATCTAAGTGTTTCAAAGCGCAGTATTATCCCCGATCATCTTTTCTTGATGCTAAAGAATCTCCGGGTTGCTCTTATGTTTGGAGGAGTTTGGTGGCAGCCTTACCTATTCTTAAAACTGGATATTGTTGGAGGGTCGGCAATGGGAGCTCAATTAGGGTGGTTGCTGATAGGTGGATACCGAATCATCCTACAAATAAGGTGCTACATCCTAatcatgaattaatggctgagaTGGTTGTATCAGATTTGATTAATCCGGAGATAAATGCATGGAGGAGTGACATGATTCATTCAAGTTTCCATCCGGATGACGCTGAAGCAATAAGTAGAATTCAGCTTAGCAGACGACGTGTTGCTGATTCTATTATATGGAGCTATAATATGAATGGGTATTTTTCTGTGAAGTCAGCTTATAAGGTGGCAAGGAGGATACAAGGGGTGGATAGGGCAGAATCATCAAATAATAGTGCAAGAAAGAAGGTCTG GTTGATGACTGAGGAAGTGGAGCTGTTTTGGATTCAAGCTTGGCTTATATGGAACCAGAGAAACCGAGTGGTGTTTGGTGGAAATCTGATGGATCCGAGGCACTTGAATAAAAGAGCAGAGGAGCATCTGACAGAGTATAAATCAACACAAATGCAGCTGACTGTGATGCAGCCAGAACAGAATTACAGCGTGACTTGGCAGCCCCCACCATCTTCTGTCTATAAATTAAATTTCGATGCAGCTATTTTCTTCAACCTGGACAGAACTGGAGTGGGAGCAATTATTCGAGACGAGCATGGTCAGGTTATGGCAGCAATGATAGCAAGTGGGCCACAGGTGCGCTCTAGTATGGAAGCAGAATTATTAGCATGTCGAAGATCAATGGAATTTGCTGTAGATGCTGGATTCAACAAGCTGATTATAGAGGGAGACAACGTAAATGTTATGCAAGCCATTTCATCGACAAAGATAGATTGTTCTCTGAAAGGCTATGTGGTGGATGATATTCGCCATTTGGTTTATTGTTTGGAGTGGGCTAGTATTAGTACTACTAGGAGGGATGGGAATAAGGTTGCACATGTTCTTGCTCAGCATACTAGGAATTCTATAGATAATGATGTATATTGGATGGAGGATTCTCCTCCTCCGGCTGTGGAGGCCTTGGCTCACGATGTTTTGCTATTatga
- the LOC142611931 gene encoding uncharacterized protein LOC142611931 gives MSKDKEKVGSKQFRWLPPMHTTMLTILAEEAAKGNKPLNTLKASSFATVVRAISTQFGVECHPSYVDNWMRTQRTMWTTIQTIRKKSGFGWDDNLKMITCDMKTYQEEVMAHRKHAEYLNKKIELYDELAIVVGKDTATGSFAKSYVDIDTEQDNGESTENADNGEDGVVDKGKNVLKEIVVALKEMNRGPIDYTSLYSGVMGMAADGYSDEMLATAFDHLCENKKAARGFLTKNAKLRNLWMDGFLLTRL, from the exons ATGTCGAAAGACAAAGAGAAGGTGGGTAGTAAGCAGTTTAGGTGGTTGCCCCCTATGCACACGACCATGCTAACTATACTTGCCGAAGAGGCTGCGAAGGGCAACAAGCCCTTGAACACTCTTAAGGCCAGCTCGTTTGCTACTGTAGTCAGGGCAATATCTACTCAGTTTGGGGTCGAGTGCCACCCTTCATATGTGGATAATTGGATGCGTACTCAGCGGACCATGTGGACTACCATTCAAACTATTCGAAAGAAGAGTGGGTTTGGCTGGGATGATAACTTGAAAATGATCACATGCGATATGAAGACTTACCAAGAGGAAGTTATG GCACATCGAAAGCATGCCGAGTATTTGAACAAGAAAATAGAGTTGTATGACGAGTTGGCTATTGTAGTCGGTAAGGATACGGCCACTGGTAGCTTTGCAAAGTCATATGTTGATATCGACACAGAGCAAGACAATGGGGAGAGCACTGAGAATGCTGACAATGGGGAGGATGGTGTGGTGGATAAAGGAAAGAATGTG CTTAAGGAAATTGTTGTGGCGTTGAAAGAAATGAACCGAGGCCCTATCGATTACACTAGTCTTTACTCGGGGGTGATGGGTATGGCTGCGGATGGGTATAGTGACGAAATGCTTGCTACTGCCTTTGACCATCTTTGTGAAAATAAGAAGGCAGCCCGGGGATTTTTGACCAAGAATGCTAAGCTGAGGAACCTTTGGATGGATGGTTTTTTGCTCACTCGACTCTGA